From the genome of Hylaeus volcanicus isolate JK05 unplaced genomic scaffold, UHH_iyHylVolc1.0_haploid 8156, whole genome shotgun sequence, one region includes:
- the LOC128882253 gene encoding LOW QUALITY PROTEIN: NADH-ubiquinone oxidoreductase chain 4-like (The sequence of the model RefSeq protein was modified relative to this genomic sequence to represent the inferred CDS: substituted 3 bases at 3 genomic stop codons), whose amino-acid sequence IVISFFIKIPIFLFHGXLLKAHVEAPVFGSIILAGILLKIGTYGLLRFIRIFFVNFINLKFXLLIFSILGRIYIRIVCIRQIDIKVLVAYSSVVHINLLLCGIITFLKIGILGAYIIIIAHGLCSSGLFYLVNICYQESNSRLIILNKGFIIFLPSIRLIWFLLCSSNISAPVSLNLVREVLLLISLVLINKILILLLIFLCFFSFLYTLYLFRYVQHGKINFYLNIGGNNILNFYILIIHXVPLNILFLNLF is encoded by the coding sequence ttattaagattccaatatttttattccatggGTGATTATTAAAAGCTCATGTTGAAGCACCTGTATTTGGGTCAATAATTTTGGCtggaattttgttgaaaataggAACATATGGGTTATTACgatttataagaatattttttgtaaattttattaatttaaaattttgattgctAATTTTTAGCATATTAggtagaatttatattagaatTGTTTGTATTCGACAAATTGATATAAAGGTATTAGTCGCATATTCATCTGTAGttcacataaatttattactttgtggaataataacttttttaaagaTAGGTATATTAGGAgcttatataataataattgctcATGGATTATGCTCTTCaggattattttatttggttaatatttgttatcagGAGAGTAATAgtcgtttaataattttaaataaagggtttataatatttttaccttCAATAAGATTAATTTGGTTTCTATTATGTTCTTCTAATATATCTGCCcctgtttctttaaatttagttAGAGaagtacttttattaataagtctagtattaatcaataaaattttaattttattgctaatatttttatgttttttttcatttttatatactttgtatttatttagatatgTTCAGCatggtaaaattaatttttatctaaacatTGGAGGGaataacatattaaatttttatattttaattattcattgagttcctctgaatattttatttttaaatttattt
- the LOC128882256 gene encoding LOW QUALITY PROTEIN: NADH-ubiquinone oxidoreductase chain 5-like (The sequence of the model RefSeq protein was modified relative to this genomic sequence to represent the inferred CDS: substituted 3 bases at 3 genomic stop codons) yields the protein EWDILYFISIKFSYIMFLDIYRLLFIRVVIIISSIVIFYSLEYICLDLTIKRFYYLLILFIISICLIILSPRILRIILGXDGLGLISYCLVIYYNRIISYNSGILTIICNRLGDIGLLIGICLCSVYGSXNLILYFFNIRIIRIMLILAALTKRAQLPFSSXLPAAITAPTPISSLVHSSTLVTAGVYLLIRFHEFTLYLNLNIYLINLFIITIFIAGIIANFEFDLKKVIALSTLSQLRFIIIVLIIGFYELAFFHLIIHALFKSLIFLCAGDFIHSINNDQDMRNYKSIIVIYPTKSLIIIFSLFRLIGFPYFRGFYSKDLI from the coding sequence gagtgggatatattgtattttatatcgataaaatttagttacatTATGTTTTTGGATATTTAtaggttattatttattagagttgtaataattatttcaagtatagtaatattttatagtttagaATATATATGTTTAGATTTAACTATTaaacgattttattatttattaattttatttattatttcaatatgtttaataattttaagtccgagaattttaagaattataCTAGGTTGAGATGGTCTGGGATTGATTTCTTATtgtttagtaatttattacaatagaATAATTTCCTATAATTCGGGTATATTAACTATTATATGTAATCGATTAGGTGATATTGGATTATTAATAGGAATTTGTTTATGTTCAGTCTATGgttcttgaaatttaatattatatttttttaatataagaataattagaattatgCTAATTTTGGCAGCATTAACAAAAAGAGCTCAGTTGCCTTTTTCTTCCTGACTTCCGGCGGCTATAACTGCTCCTACTCCTATTTCTTCTTTAGTTCATTCCTCAACTCTAGTAACTGCTGgggtttatttattaattcgatttcatgagtttactttatatttaaatttaaatatttacttaataaatttatttattataactatATTTATAGCGGGTATTATAGCTAATTTTgagtttgatttaaaaaaagttattgcATTGTCAACTTTAAGTCAATtaagatttataataatagtattaataataggattttatgaattagctttttttcatttgattattcatgctttatttaaatctttaatatttttatgtgcgggtgattttattcattcaataaataatgatcAAGATATGcgtaattataaaagtataatagtaatttatccaacaaaaagtttaattataatatttagtttGTTTAGATTAATAGGTTTTCCTTACTTTAGAGgattttattcaaaagatttaatt
- the LOC128882257 gene encoding LOW QUALITY PROTEIN: cytochrome c oxidase subunit 3-like (The sequence of the model RefSeq protein was modified relative to this genomic sequence to represent the inferred CDS: substituted 11 bases at 11 genomic stop codons), with amino-acid sequence MTINQNHPFHLVTISPXPLISSLNLINLLIRILNXFLLNNYIFIIIRLIPIIISIYQXXRDVIRERTYQGXHTLSVYKLIKFGIILFIVSELFFFISFFXTYFHRSISPNIEIGSIXPPKIITIFNPYDIPLLNSIILISSGLTVTXRHHSLINNKIDKRIFRLLITIILGIYFSRLQAIEYFEARFCFNDRIFGSIFFIITGFHGLHVIIGILFLTRCYIRLTKNHFSKIHHFHFEAASXYXHFVDIIXLFLYISVY; translated from the coding sequence ATGACAATCAATCAAAATCATCCTTTTCACCTAGTAACTATTAGTCCATGAcctttaatttcatctttaaatttaataaatcttctaattagaatattaaattgatttttattaaataattatatattcattataataaGATTAATTCCTATAATTATATCGATTTATCAATGATGACGAGATGTTATTCGAGAAAGAACATACCAAGGGTGACACACTCTTTcagtatataaattaataaaatttggaataatcttatttattgtatctgaactatttttttttatttcctttttctgaacatattttcatagatcAATTTCTCCAAATATTGAGATTGGATCAATTTGACCTcctaaaataattactatatttaATCCTTATGATATtcctttattaaattcaattattttaatttcatcagGATTAACAGTTACTTGAAGACatcattctttaattaataataaaattgataaaagaatatttagatTACTAATAACTATTattttaggaatttatttctccAGATTACAGgcaattgaatattttgaagCAAGATTTTGCTTTAATGATAGAATCTTTggctcaattttttttataataacaggATTTCATGGATTACATgtaattattggaattttatttttaactagaTGTTATATTCGATTAactaaaaatcatttttctaaaatacatCACTTTCACTTTGAAGCTGCCTCGTGATACTGACATTTCGttgatattatttgattatttctttatatttctgtttactga
- the LOC128882252 gene encoding LOW QUALITY PROTEIN: ATP synthase subunit a-like (The sequence of the model RefSeq protein was modified relative to this genomic sequence to represent the inferred CDS: substituted 4 bases at 4 genomic stop codons) produces MSEKQELLKLKMITNLFSIFDPTTRYFRALNXLTLFIPLLFLPYSYXILPSRIQIILIIFVNLIFKEFRLLTKNIYKSNIIIFVRTLIYILLINVIGLIPYIFTSTRHLSVNLSISLTLWLRFIFYGXVINTSSIFIHLVPLNTPLILINFIVLIESIRNFIRPXTLAIRLSANIIAGHLLLSLLGSSINNMFIFLIPLAIVIQNILILLEISVSIIQSYVFSILRILYFNEVN; encoded by the exons atGTCTGAAAAGCAAGAACTG TTGAAACTGAAAatgataacaaatttattttcaatttttgatccTACTACAAGATATTTTAGAGctttaaattgattaactttatttataccattattatttttaccataCTCTTACTGAATTCTGCCTTCtcgtatacaaattattttaataatatttgtaaatttaatttttaaagaatttagattattaacaaaaaatatttataaatctaatattattatttttgttagaacattaatttatattttattaataaatgttataggCTTaattccttatatttttacttcaacTAGACACCTATCAGTTAATTTATCCATTTCATTAACTTTATGGTTAAGATTCATATTTTATGGTTGAGTAATTAATACAAgttctatatttattcatttagtTCCTTTAAATACTCCATTAatactaataaattttatagttttaattgAGTCAATTAGAAATTTCATTCGCCCATGAACTTTAGCAATTCGGCTATCAGCAAATATAATTGCGGGAcacttattattatcattacttggttcttcaataaataatatgtttatttttttaatcccCCTAGCTATTGTAATTcaaaatatactaatattactAGAGATTTCTGTTTCTATTATTCAATCATATGTATTCTCTATTCTTAgaattttgtactttaatGAAGTGAATTAA